A genomic stretch from Balaenoptera musculus isolate JJ_BM4_2016_0621 chromosome 9, mBalMus1.pri.v3, whole genome shotgun sequence includes:
- the MTERF1 gene encoding transcription termination factor 1, mitochondrial isoform X1, with product MQSSLSLRQMSVPKGLGYLTIMAPRNLLYMRSNFLFGSRCWMIRFSAEILFKSVSFRLFGMKCDHADSEPLENEELLNNLLTMGVDVDMARKRQPGVFNRTGTNEQNLKTFLLSKGASKEVIASIISRYPRAMTRTPESLSNRWDLWRRIVTSDLEIVAILERSPESFFRSSNNLNLEKNMEFLYSVGLTRKCLCRLLTNAPRTFSNSLDLNKQMVEFLQGVSLSLGHNDPTGFVKKIIFKNPFILIQSTKRVKTNIEFLQSAFNLNNEQVLVLICGPGAKILDLSNDCMRRNYTNIKERLFSLGCTAEEIRKFVLSCPDVIFLGQKKFSDKIDCLIEEKISISQIIENPQILDSSISTLKSRIKELVNAGYNLSTSNISLLSWSQKRYNAKLKKLNTGQNVVLGN from the exons ATGCAAAGTTCTCTTTCCTTAAGACAAATGAG CGTTCCAAAAGGTTTGGGCTACCTGACCATTATGGCACCAAGAAACCTCTTGTATATGAGAAGTAACTTTCTTTTTGGTTCAAGATGTTGGATGATCCGATTTTCAGCAGAAATCCTCTTTAAATCAGTTTCATTTAGGCTTTTCGGTATGAAATGTGATCATGCAGACAGTGAACCTTTGGAAAATGAAGAACTGCTGAATAACTTACTTACTATGGGAGTAGATGTTGACATGGCAAGGAAAAGACAGCCTGGAGTTTTTAATAGGACAGGTACTAATGAGCAGAACCTGAAGACATTCCTTCTGTCTAAAGGAGCTAGCAAAGAAGTGATTGCTAGCATCATATCAAGATATCCACGAGCCATGACACGCACACCTGAAAGTCTTTCAAATAGGTGGGATCTGTGGAGAAGAATTGTGACATCAGACCTTGAAATTGTAGCTATTTTGGAACGTTCTCCTGAATCTTTTTTTCGGTCCAGTAACAACCTGAacttagagaaaaatatggaGTTCCTCTACTCAGTTGGATTGACCCGTAAATGCCTTTGTCGATTGTTGACCAATGCCCCGCGTACCTTCTCCAATAGTCTTGATCTGAATAAACAGATGGTTGAATTTTTGCAAGGAGTCTCTTTGTCTTTGGGTCACAATGATCCCACAGGTTTTGTcaagaagataatttttaaaaaccctttcatCTTAATTCAGAGCACCAAACGGGTAAAAACTAATATTGAATTTTTACAGTCAGCTTTCAACTTGAACAATGAGCAGGTGCTTGTTTTGATATGTGGTCCAGGAGCTAAAATCCTAGACCTTTCCAATGATTGTATGAGAAGAAACTACACAAATATCAAAGAAAGACTGTTCTCTCTTGGGTGTACTGCAGAAGAGATACGGAAGTTTGTTTTAAGCTGTCCAGATGTGATCTTCTTGGGACAGAAAAAGTTTAGTGATAAAATAGACTGCctcatagaagaaaaaattagcaTTTCACAAATAATTGAAAATCCTCAGATTTTGGATTCAAGCATAAGCACTTTAAAAAGTCGAATCAAAGAATTGGTAAATGCTGGCTATAACTTGAGTACATCAAACATCAGTCTTCTGTCTTGGAGTCAAAAAAGATATAATGCTAAATTGAAAAAGTTAAACACTGGACAGAATGTTGTTCTGGGGAATTAA
- the MTERF1 gene encoding transcription termination factor 1, mitochondrial isoform X2, which produces MAPRNLLYMRSNFLFGSRCWMIRFSAEILFKSVSFRLFGMKCDHADSEPLENEELLNNLLTMGVDVDMARKRQPGVFNRTGTNEQNLKTFLLSKGASKEVIASIISRYPRAMTRTPESLSNRWDLWRRIVTSDLEIVAILERSPESFFRSSNNLNLEKNMEFLYSVGLTRKCLCRLLTNAPRTFSNSLDLNKQMVEFLQGVSLSLGHNDPTGFVKKIIFKNPFILIQSTKRVKTNIEFLQSAFNLNNEQVLVLICGPGAKILDLSNDCMRRNYTNIKERLFSLGCTAEEIRKFVLSCPDVIFLGQKKFSDKIDCLIEEKISISQIIENPQILDSSISTLKSRIKELVNAGYNLSTSNISLLSWSQKRYNAKLKKLNTGQNVVLGN; this is translated from the coding sequence ATGGCACCAAGAAACCTCTTGTATATGAGAAGTAACTTTCTTTTTGGTTCAAGATGTTGGATGATCCGATTTTCAGCAGAAATCCTCTTTAAATCAGTTTCATTTAGGCTTTTCGGTATGAAATGTGATCATGCAGACAGTGAACCTTTGGAAAATGAAGAACTGCTGAATAACTTACTTACTATGGGAGTAGATGTTGACATGGCAAGGAAAAGACAGCCTGGAGTTTTTAATAGGACAGGTACTAATGAGCAGAACCTGAAGACATTCCTTCTGTCTAAAGGAGCTAGCAAAGAAGTGATTGCTAGCATCATATCAAGATATCCACGAGCCATGACACGCACACCTGAAAGTCTTTCAAATAGGTGGGATCTGTGGAGAAGAATTGTGACATCAGACCTTGAAATTGTAGCTATTTTGGAACGTTCTCCTGAATCTTTTTTTCGGTCCAGTAACAACCTGAacttagagaaaaatatggaGTTCCTCTACTCAGTTGGATTGACCCGTAAATGCCTTTGTCGATTGTTGACCAATGCCCCGCGTACCTTCTCCAATAGTCTTGATCTGAATAAACAGATGGTTGAATTTTTGCAAGGAGTCTCTTTGTCTTTGGGTCACAATGATCCCACAGGTTTTGTcaagaagataatttttaaaaaccctttcatCTTAATTCAGAGCACCAAACGGGTAAAAACTAATATTGAATTTTTACAGTCAGCTTTCAACTTGAACAATGAGCAGGTGCTTGTTTTGATATGTGGTCCAGGAGCTAAAATCCTAGACCTTTCCAATGATTGTATGAGAAGAAACTACACAAATATCAAAGAAAGACTGTTCTCTCTTGGGTGTACTGCAGAAGAGATACGGAAGTTTGTTTTAAGCTGTCCAGATGTGATCTTCTTGGGACAGAAAAAGTTTAGTGATAAAATAGACTGCctcatagaagaaaaaattagcaTTTCACAAATAATTGAAAATCCTCAGATTTTGGATTCAAGCATAAGCACTTTAAAAAGTCGAATCAAAGAATTGGTAAATGCTGGCTATAACTTGAGTACATCAAACATCAGTCTTCTGTCTTGGAGTCAAAAAAGATATAATGCTAAATTGAAAAAGTTAAACACTGGACAGAATGTTGTTCTGGGGAATTAA